One region of Parambassis ranga chromosome 12, fParRan2.1, whole genome shotgun sequence genomic DNA includes:
- the setb gene encoding SET nuclear proto-oncogene b, whose product MSASSAKVSRKENSNHDGADETSEKEQQEAIEHIDEVQNEIDRLNEQASEEILKVEQKYNKLRQPFFQKRSELIAKIPNFWVTTFVNHPQVSALLGEEDEEALHYLSRVEVTEFEDIKSGYRIDFYFDENPYFENKALSKEFNVNESGDPVSKSTEIKWKAGKDLTKRTGQTPNKAGKKRQHEEPESFFTWFTDHSDAGADELGEVIKDDIWPNPLQYYLVPDMEDEEGDGDDDDDEEEGLEDIDEGEEEEGEDEDEDGDGEDGEDDGEDD is encoded by the exons ATGTCGGCCTCATCGGCAAAAGTCAGTAGGAAGGAGAATTCAAATCACGACGGAGCGGACGAGACCTCTG aaaaagAGCAACAGGAAGCAATTGAACACATTGACGAAGTACAGAATGAAATTGACAG ACTGAATGAACAGGCTAGTGAAGAAATTTTAAAAGTAGAGCAGAAGTACAACAAATTACGTCAGCCTTTCTTTCAGAAGCGATCAGAACTCATAGCCAAAATCCCCAACTTCTGGGTCACAACATTCGTCAACCATCCACAAG TTTCAGCTCTTCTGGGTGAGGAGGACGAAGAAGCACTTCATTACTTGTCAAGGGTGGAAGTCACCGAGTTCGAGGACATCAAGTCTGGATATAGAATAGATTTT TATTTTGATGAGAATCCATACTTTGAGAACAAAGCACTCTCCAAAGAGTTTAACGTAAATGAGAGCGGAGACCCAGTTTCCAAATCAACTGAAATCAAATGGAAAGCGGGAAAG GACCTGACAAAGCGTACTGGTCAGACGCCGAACAAGGCTGGAAAGAAAAGACAGCACGAGGAGCCAGAGAGCTTCTTCACCTGGTTTACTGACCACTCAGATGCAGGAGCTGACGAGCTAGGGGAGGTGATCAAGGACGATATCTGGCCCAACCCACTGCAGTACTACCTG GTCCCCGACATGGAGGATGAGGAAGGTGATGGTGACGATGATGACGACGAAGAAGAAGGACTGGAAGATATCGATgagggtgaagaagaggagggtgaagatgaagatgaggatggtGATGGGGAAGATGGAGAG GATGATGGCGAAGATGATTAA
- the pkn3 gene encoding serine/threonine-protein kinase N2 isoform X1, protein MSGPSIQSGNLQNLDKWDILDPEFQQRLEDARTVLRQEIQRELKIKEAAERLRRAVTSRKSAADVEGQLKASSRKLEQLHWELQELNARSMATEKDSATGSLEEEDKHLAESCHWEEVTSPLATRVKTLKKQLTMETKVKQGAENMIQTYTNSSVKDRKMMSTAQQMLQDSRTKIELLRMQIIKVSQAREGERDSVNDLLPLPSGHPVDMISSLELRVAELMHRLKIESAVADGAKNVVRQLSCRKNQDRRILAEAQARMQESAQKVDLLRHSLEHRFSELPQDHPTHASVKEELVMGTMPSNGTPKKQSSGPSSSSFFKPASLTGRLEVCLMGCQDLLESVPGRGRVTSVSTTPGSTSEGKSLKMRAGLSGRSANGKTTKADDLSSEVSALLKVDNRIVGRTHWRPPGKETWGQNFSIELERSRELEIAVYWKDWRALSAVKFLRLEDFLDNRRHGMCLQLEPQGILFIEVTFINPVIERPAKLQRQRRIFPKEKGKNFLRAAQMNMNFATWGRLMMSILPPCNSLEPLSPPLAGSNTGPTLSSTSPAQEPAVVKLNFTEESPGRSPHCTRNTKDSPLSPGENKNPKPKRQPSYPPLQKDGGLRLEDFNCMSVLGRGHFGKVLLAEYKKSGKLYAIKALKKGDIVTRDEVDSLMCEKRIFEVINTSQHPFLVNLYGCFQTADHVCFVMAYSPGGDLMTHIHTSIFTEKQARFYSSCVLLGLEFLHQNKIIYRDLKLDNLLMDADGFVRIADFGLCKEGMGHGDRTSTFCGTPEFLAPEVLTDNNYTRSVDWWGLGVLIYEMLVGESPFPGDDEEEVFDSIVNDDVHYPRFLSPESVSLIQKLLQKNPEMRLGAGEEDASAIKRHKFFQGMDWSALLAKKVSPPFLPVIRAPQDVSNFDEEFTRLKPVLTLPRTPCILTAEQQEIFGDFDFSFMR, encoded by the exons ATGTCAGGTCCATCAATACAG AGTGGAAACCTGCAGAATTTGGACAAGTGGGATATTCTGGACCCAGAGTTTCAGCAGCGTTTGGAAGATGCTCGTACAGTGCTCAGGCAGGAGATCCAGCGAGAGCTTAAGATCAAAGAGGCCGCTGAGAGACTGCGGCGGGCAGTCACCAGTCGTAAGAGCGCAGCCGATGTGGAGGGCCAACTCAAGGCCTCAAGCCGCAAGCTGGAGCAGTTGCACTGGGAACTTCAGGAGCTGAATGCAAGGTCAATGGCTACCGAGAAGGACAGTGCCACCG GCTCCTTggaggaagaagacaaacaTTTAGCAGAGTCGTGTCACTGGGAAGAGGTCACATCACCCCTGGCCACTCGAGTCAAAACCCTGAAGAAACAACTGACCATGGAAACCAAAGTTAAGCAGGGGGCAGAGAACATGATCCAGACCTATACCAACAGCTCGGTTAAG GACAGGAAGATGATGTCTACAGCCCAGCAGATGCTACAGGACAGCCGCACCAAGATCGAGTTGCTGCGTATGCAGATTATCAAAGTCAGTCAagccagagagggagagcgggATAGTGTAAACG ACCTGCTCCCTTTGCCCTCAGGTCACCCTGTGGACATGATCAGTTCTCTGGAGCTGCGGGTGGCTGAACTCATGCACCGCCTGAAGATTGAATCAGCTGTAGCTGACGGGGCCAAAAACGTGGTGAGGCAGTTAAGTTGCCGTAAAAATCAGGACCGTCGTATACTTGCAGAG GCCCAAGCACGAATGCAAGAGTCAGCTCAGAAGGTGGATTTGTTGCGTCACTCTCTGGAGCACCGATTCAGCGAACTGCCTCAGGACCATCCCACACATGCTTCTGTTAAAGAGGAATTAGTGATGGGAACTATGCCCTCCAATGGTACTCCAAAGAAACAATCCAGTggtccatcctcttcctccttctttaaACCAGCAAGTCTTACAG GTCGATTAGAGGTGTGTTTGATGGGTTGCCAGGATTTGTTGGAATCTGTTCCAGGGCGTGGTCGTGTGACCAGTGTCTCAACCACTCCTGGAAGCACGTCAGAAGGAAAGTCTCTGAAAATGAGAGCTGGCCTGTCAGGGCGCAGTGCCAATGGCAAGACAACAAAGGCTGATGACCTGTCAT CGGAGGTAAGTGCTCTGCTGAAGGTGGACAACAGGATAGTGGGGCGCACACACTGGAGGCCACCTGGAAAAGAGACCTGGGGCCAAAACTTCAGTATTGAACTGGAACGG TCCAGGGAACTGGAAATTGCGGTTTACTGGAAGGACTGGCGAGCGCTAAGTGCAGTGAAGTTCCTGCGGCTGGAAGACTTCTTGGATAACCGCCGACATGGCATGTGCCTCCAGCTGGAGCCTCAGGGCATCCTATTCATTGAG GTGACATTTATCAATCCTGTTATTGAGCGTCCTGCTaaactgcagagacagaggagaattTTCCCTAAAGAAAAAG GGAAGAACTTCTTGCGTGCTGCCCAGATGAACATGAACTTTGCCACTTGGGGCCGTTTAATGATGAGCATCCTGCCTCCTTGCAACTCCTTGGAACCTCTGAGCCCTCCATTAGCAGGCTCTAACACTGGCCCCACATTATCCAGCACTTCTCCTGCACA AGAACCTGCTGTGGTGAAGCTGAATTTTACTGAAGAGTCACCAGGCAGATCTCCACATTGCACAAGAAACACTAAAGACTCGCCACTG TCTCCTGGTGAGAACAAGAACCCAAAGCCAAAGAGACAACCCTCTTATCCACCACTACA GAAGGATGGAGGACTTCGTTTGGAGGACTTCAATTGCATGTCAGTCCTTGGAAGAGGTCACTTTGGAAAG GTGCTGCTTGCAGAGTATAAGAAGTCAGGCAAATTGTATGCCATCAAAGCCCTGAAAAAAGGTGACATTGTGACACGCGATGAAGTTGACAG TCTCATGTGTGAGAAGAGGATCTTTGAGGTCATCAACACTTCTCAGCATCCTTTCTTGGTGAACCTGTACGGCTGCTTCCAGACGGCAgatcatgtgtgttttgtgatggCGTACTCACCTGGAGGAGACCTCATGACACACATCCACACCAGCATCTTTACTGAAAAGCAGGCTCG GTTTTACTCCTCATGTGTGCTTCTGGGTCTGGAGTTTCTccaccaaaataaaataatctacAG agaTCTGAAGCTGGATAATCTCTTAATGGATGCAGATGGTTTCGTCAGGATAGCCGATTTTGGTTTATGCAAAGAAG GAATGGGCCATGGAGATCGCACGTCTACTTTCTGTGGTACACCAGAGTTTCTAGCTCCAGAGGTGCTGACAGACAACAACTACACCCGCAGTGTGGACTGGTGGGGGCTTGGAGTCCTCATCTATGAGATGCTGGTTGGAGAG TCTCCTTTCCCaggtgatgatgaggaggaagtgTTTGACAGCATTGTCAATGATGACGTGCACTACCCTCGCTTCCTCTCCCCTGAGTCTGTGTCCCTCATTCAAAAG CTGCTACAGAAAAATCCTGAGATGAGACTCGGAGCCGGAGAGGAAGACGCCTCAGCGATCAAAAGACATAAATTCTTCCAG GGAATGGACTGGAGTGCACTGCTGGCCAAGAAGGTCAGCCCTCCTTTCCTTCCGGTCATCAGAGCTCCTCAGGATGTCAGTAACTTCGATGAAGAGTTCACTCGTCTGAAGCCAGTCCTAACCCTCCCTCGGACGCCGTGCATCCTCACTGCTGAGCAGCAGGAAATCTTTGGGGACTTTGACTTCTCTTTCATGAGATGA
- the zdhhc12b gene encoding palmitoyltransferase ZDHHC12-B, which translates to MFKNVFGSGFLVRTAHVILTWVITLILFLHDTELRKQEETGQLVQPVLFVLLVLVSVLLYFAVSLMDPGFILSDDSDLQFTLGVTEEQQDMIPPSTKSLRQRRCGHCLLQQPMRSKHCQTCQHCVRRYDHHCPWIENCVGERNHRWFVMYLAIQLVVLLWGLHIAWTGFSYAPTWQLWLRTNSVLLAVAVLVALLSLIVLLLLGSHLYLVSLNTTTWEFMSRHRISYLKHCGADENPFDRGTFHNLWGFFCVWGTVVWEQVYFRQGSDQV; encoded by the exons ATGTTCAAAAATGTTTTCGGCTCAGGGTTTCTGGTGAGGACTGCTCATGTGATTCTGACATGGGTTATAACGTTAATACTCTTCCTACACGACACAG AGCTGAGAAAGCAGGAGGAGACAGGCCAGCTGGTCCAGCCTGTGCTCTTCGTCCTGCTGGTGCTGGTTTCGGTGCTGCTGTATTTCGCAGTTTCTCTGATGGACCCTGGTTTCATCCTGTCTGATGACAGTGACCTGCAG TTCACGCTGGGAGtgactgaggagcagcaggacatGATCCCGCCCAGCACCAAATCTCTGCGACAGCGCCGCTGTGGACACTGTCTGCTGCAG CAGCCAATGAGATCAAAGCACTGCCAAACGTGTCAGCACTGTGTCCGGCGTTACGACCATCACTGCCCCTGGATTGAAAACTGCGTTGGTGAAAGGAACCACCGCTGGTTTGTGATGTATCTAGCCATCcagctggtggtgctgctgtgggGCTTGCACATCGCCTG GACGGGTTTCAGCTATGCGCCCACCTGGCAGCTGTGGCTGCGCACAAACAGCGTGCTCCTGGCCGTGGCTGTGCTCGTGGCCCTGCTTTCACTCATTGTACTGCTTTTACTTGGCTCTCACCTCTACTTGGTTTCTCTCAACACCACCACGTGGGAGTTTATGTCACGCCACCGCATCTCCTACCTCAAACACTGTGGTGCAGATGAAAACCCTTTTGACCGTGGGACCTTCCACAACCTCTGGggtttcttctgtgtgtgggGCACAGTGGTGTGGGAGCAGGTGTACTTCAGGCAGGGCAGTGACCAGGTTTAG
- the pkn3 gene encoding serine/threonine-protein kinase N2 isoform X2: MSGPSIQSGNLQNLDKWDILDPEFQQRLEDARTVLRQEIQRELKIKEAAERLRRAVTSRKSAADVEGQLKASSRKLEQLHWELQELNARSMATEKDSATGSLEEEDKHLAESCHWEEVTSPLATRVKTLKKQLTMETKVKQGAENMIQTYTNSSVKDRKMMSTAQQMLQDSRTKIELLRMQIIKVSQAREGERDSVNGHPVDMISSLELRVAELMHRLKIESAVADGAKNVVRQLSCRKNQDRRILAEAQARMQESAQKVDLLRHSLEHRFSELPQDHPTHASVKEELVMGTMPSNGTPKKQSSGPSSSSFFKPASLTGRLEVCLMGCQDLLESVPGRGRVTSVSTTPGSTSEGKSLKMRAGLSGRSANGKTTKADDLSSEVSALLKVDNRIVGRTHWRPPGKETWGQNFSIELERSRELEIAVYWKDWRALSAVKFLRLEDFLDNRRHGMCLQLEPQGILFIEVTFINPVIERPAKLQRQRRIFPKEKGKNFLRAAQMNMNFATWGRLMMSILPPCNSLEPLSPPLAGSNTGPTLSSTSPAQEPAVVKLNFTEESPGRSPHCTRNTKDSPLSPGENKNPKPKRQPSYPPLQKDGGLRLEDFNCMSVLGRGHFGKVLLAEYKKSGKLYAIKALKKGDIVTRDEVDSLMCEKRIFEVINTSQHPFLVNLYGCFQTADHVCFVMAYSPGGDLMTHIHTSIFTEKQARFYSSCVLLGLEFLHQNKIIYRDLKLDNLLMDADGFVRIADFGLCKEGMGHGDRTSTFCGTPEFLAPEVLTDNNYTRSVDWWGLGVLIYEMLVGESPFPGDDEEEVFDSIVNDDVHYPRFLSPESVSLIQKLLQKNPEMRLGAGEEDASAIKRHKFFQGMDWSALLAKKVSPPFLPVIRAPQDVSNFDEEFTRLKPVLTLPRTPCILTAEQQEIFGDFDFSFMR, encoded by the exons ATGTCAGGTCCATCAATACAG AGTGGAAACCTGCAGAATTTGGACAAGTGGGATATTCTGGACCCAGAGTTTCAGCAGCGTTTGGAAGATGCTCGTACAGTGCTCAGGCAGGAGATCCAGCGAGAGCTTAAGATCAAAGAGGCCGCTGAGAGACTGCGGCGGGCAGTCACCAGTCGTAAGAGCGCAGCCGATGTGGAGGGCCAACTCAAGGCCTCAAGCCGCAAGCTGGAGCAGTTGCACTGGGAACTTCAGGAGCTGAATGCAAGGTCAATGGCTACCGAGAAGGACAGTGCCACCG GCTCCTTggaggaagaagacaaacaTTTAGCAGAGTCGTGTCACTGGGAAGAGGTCACATCACCCCTGGCCACTCGAGTCAAAACCCTGAAGAAACAACTGACCATGGAAACCAAAGTTAAGCAGGGGGCAGAGAACATGATCCAGACCTATACCAACAGCTCGGTTAAG GACAGGAAGATGATGTCTACAGCCCAGCAGATGCTACAGGACAGCCGCACCAAGATCGAGTTGCTGCGTATGCAGATTATCAAAGTCAGTCAagccagagagggagagcgggATAGTGTAAACG GTCACCCTGTGGACATGATCAGTTCTCTGGAGCTGCGGGTGGCTGAACTCATGCACCGCCTGAAGATTGAATCAGCTGTAGCTGACGGGGCCAAAAACGTGGTGAGGCAGTTAAGTTGCCGTAAAAATCAGGACCGTCGTATACTTGCAGAG GCCCAAGCACGAATGCAAGAGTCAGCTCAGAAGGTGGATTTGTTGCGTCACTCTCTGGAGCACCGATTCAGCGAACTGCCTCAGGACCATCCCACACATGCTTCTGTTAAAGAGGAATTAGTGATGGGAACTATGCCCTCCAATGGTACTCCAAAGAAACAATCCAGTggtccatcctcttcctccttctttaaACCAGCAAGTCTTACAG GTCGATTAGAGGTGTGTTTGATGGGTTGCCAGGATTTGTTGGAATCTGTTCCAGGGCGTGGTCGTGTGACCAGTGTCTCAACCACTCCTGGAAGCACGTCAGAAGGAAAGTCTCTGAAAATGAGAGCTGGCCTGTCAGGGCGCAGTGCCAATGGCAAGACAACAAAGGCTGATGACCTGTCAT CGGAGGTAAGTGCTCTGCTGAAGGTGGACAACAGGATAGTGGGGCGCACACACTGGAGGCCACCTGGAAAAGAGACCTGGGGCCAAAACTTCAGTATTGAACTGGAACGG TCCAGGGAACTGGAAATTGCGGTTTACTGGAAGGACTGGCGAGCGCTAAGTGCAGTGAAGTTCCTGCGGCTGGAAGACTTCTTGGATAACCGCCGACATGGCATGTGCCTCCAGCTGGAGCCTCAGGGCATCCTATTCATTGAG GTGACATTTATCAATCCTGTTATTGAGCGTCCTGCTaaactgcagagacagaggagaattTTCCCTAAAGAAAAAG GGAAGAACTTCTTGCGTGCTGCCCAGATGAACATGAACTTTGCCACTTGGGGCCGTTTAATGATGAGCATCCTGCCTCCTTGCAACTCCTTGGAACCTCTGAGCCCTCCATTAGCAGGCTCTAACACTGGCCCCACATTATCCAGCACTTCTCCTGCACA AGAACCTGCTGTGGTGAAGCTGAATTTTACTGAAGAGTCACCAGGCAGATCTCCACATTGCACAAGAAACACTAAAGACTCGCCACTG TCTCCTGGTGAGAACAAGAACCCAAAGCCAAAGAGACAACCCTCTTATCCACCACTACA GAAGGATGGAGGACTTCGTTTGGAGGACTTCAATTGCATGTCAGTCCTTGGAAGAGGTCACTTTGGAAAG GTGCTGCTTGCAGAGTATAAGAAGTCAGGCAAATTGTATGCCATCAAAGCCCTGAAAAAAGGTGACATTGTGACACGCGATGAAGTTGACAG TCTCATGTGTGAGAAGAGGATCTTTGAGGTCATCAACACTTCTCAGCATCCTTTCTTGGTGAACCTGTACGGCTGCTTCCAGACGGCAgatcatgtgtgttttgtgatggCGTACTCACCTGGAGGAGACCTCATGACACACATCCACACCAGCATCTTTACTGAAAAGCAGGCTCG GTTTTACTCCTCATGTGTGCTTCTGGGTCTGGAGTTTCTccaccaaaataaaataatctacAG agaTCTGAAGCTGGATAATCTCTTAATGGATGCAGATGGTTTCGTCAGGATAGCCGATTTTGGTTTATGCAAAGAAG GAATGGGCCATGGAGATCGCACGTCTACTTTCTGTGGTACACCAGAGTTTCTAGCTCCAGAGGTGCTGACAGACAACAACTACACCCGCAGTGTGGACTGGTGGGGGCTTGGAGTCCTCATCTATGAGATGCTGGTTGGAGAG TCTCCTTTCCCaggtgatgatgaggaggaagtgTTTGACAGCATTGTCAATGATGACGTGCACTACCCTCGCTTCCTCTCCCCTGAGTCTGTGTCCCTCATTCAAAAG CTGCTACAGAAAAATCCTGAGATGAGACTCGGAGCCGGAGAGGAAGACGCCTCAGCGATCAAAAGACATAAATTCTTCCAG GGAATGGACTGGAGTGCACTGCTGGCCAAGAAGGTCAGCCCTCCTTTCCTTCCGGTCATCAGAGCTCCTCAGGATGTCAGTAACTTCGATGAAGAGTTCACTCGTCTGAAGCCAGTCCTAACCCTCCCTCGGACGCCGTGCATCCTCACTGCTGAGCAGCAGGAAATCTTTGGGGACTTTGACTTCTCTTTCATGAGATGA